The following are from one region of the Ignavibacteriales bacterium genome:
- a CDS encoding DUF4097 family beta strand repeat-containing protein: protein MQSKTIFKVLLLLSFIFITVASVYADDVRVIHEKTFQTEMGKSFKLNTSSGDVYISTWDKPEVYVKISGNKKAHDKMKFRFDKDNNGVTIEGKRDSWFSWFNWNNVYVKYEVKLPANYNANISTAGGDIKIYDIKGTINFETSGGDIFVKNSEGVVHSSTSGGDITIEMSKGKLDLSTSGGDIHAKKFDGDLSVSTSGGDIVLEGQNGKVNASTSGGDINLTYLAVNKGIDLSTTGGDIYVKVQSDFSANADLSTTGGDVTCDLPITSKGKITASRIRGEINGGGPSMECSTTGGDIKVTK, encoded by the coding sequence ATGCAATCCAAAACAATTTTCAAAGTTCTTCTGCTTCTATCATTTATTTTTATTACGGTAGCTTCAGTATATGCAGATGATGTAAGAGTAATCCACGAAAAAACTTTTCAAACGGAAATGGGTAAATCCTTTAAGCTAAATACCAGCAGCGGAGATGTTTATATTTCTACATGGGATAAACCGGAAGTTTATGTTAAAATAAGTGGTAACAAAAAAGCACACGATAAAATGAAATTCAGGTTTGATAAAGACAATAATGGAGTTACCATTGAAGGGAAGCGTGATTCCTGGTTTAGCTGGTTTAATTGGAACAATGTTTATGTTAAATATGAGGTTAAGTTACCAGCAAACTATAACGCTAATATTTCAACTGCCGGCGGCGATATTAAGATTTACGATATTAAAGGTACTATTAACTTTGAAACATCCGGAGGTGATATTTTTGTTAAAAACTCTGAAGGAGTGGTCCATTCATCAACTTCTGGTGGTGATATTACAATTGAAATGAGCAAGGGAAAATTAGATCTCTCTACTTCCGGTGGCGATATCCATGCTAAAAAATTTGATGGCGATTTGTCTGTTTCCACTTCCGGTGGAGATATTGTTTTGGAAGGACAAAATGGTAAGGTAAATGCTTCAACTTCCGGAGGTGATATTAACCTTACTTATTTAGCAGTGAATAAAGGAATTGATTTAAGTACAACCGGTGGCGATATCTACGTTAAAGTTCAATCCGATTTCTCAGCAAATGCAGATCTTTCAACTACTGGCGGTGATGTTACTTGCGATTTACCAATTACAAGCAAAGGTAAAATAACTGCATCTAGAATCAGGGGAGAAATTAACGGTGGTGGACCTTCAATGGAATGTTCAACAACCGGTGGCGACATAAAAGTTACAAAATAA